One Symphalangus syndactylus isolate Jambi chromosome 20, NHGRI_mSymSyn1-v2.1_pri, whole genome shotgun sequence DNA segment encodes these proteins:
- the CRYBA1 gene encoding beta-crystallin A3 yields the protein METQAEQQELETLPTTKMAQTNPTPGSLGPWKITIYDQENFQGKRMEFTSSCPNVSERSFDNVRSLKVECGAWIGYEHTSFCGQQFILERGEYPRWDAWSGSNAYHIERLMSFRPICSANHKESKMTIFEKENFIGRQWEISDDYPSLQAMGWFNKEVGSMKIQSGAWVCYQYPGYRGYQYILECDHHGGDYKHWREWGSHAQTSQIQSIRRIQE from the exons ATGGAGACCCAGGCTGAGCAGCAGGAGCTGG AAACCCTTCCGACCACCAAGATGGCTCAGACCAACCCTACGCCGGGGTCCCTGGGGCCATGGAAG ATAACCATCTATGATCAGGAGAACTTTCAGGGCAAGAGGATGGAGTTCACCAGCTCCTGTCCAAACGTCTCTGAGCGCAGTTTTGATAACGTCCGGTCCCTGAAGGTGGAATGTGGCGC CTGGATTGGTTATGAGCATACCAGCTTCTGTGGGCAACAGTTTATCCTGGAGAGAGGAGAATACCCTCGCTGGGATGCCTGGAGTGGGAGTAATGCCTACCACATTGAGCGTCTCATGTCCTTCCGCCCCATCTGTTCAGCT AATCATAAGGAGTCTAAGATGACTATCTTTGAGAAGGAAAACTTTATTGGACGCCAGTGGGAGATCTCTGATGACTACCCCTCCTTGCAAGCCATGGGTTGGTTCAACAAGGAAGTCGGCTCCATGAAGATACAAAGTGGGGC CTGGGTTTGCTACCAATATCCTGGATATCGTGGGTATCAGTATATCTTGGAATGTGACCATCACGGAGGAGACTATAAACATTGGAGAGAGTGGGGCTCTCATGCCCAGACTTCGCAGATCCAATCGATTCGCCGAATCCAAGAGTAG